One segment of Castanea sativa cultivar Marrone di Chiusa Pesio chromosome 3, ASM4071231v1 DNA contains the following:
- the LOC142628997 gene encoding akuammiline synthase 2-like produces the protein MSKETIKLLSPTPDHLRHYKLFFLDQSAPHLFMPWVLYYPKDLNAKFNNLEQHKRIKKSLSKALTQFYLLAGCVKHSLYIKCNGVGVPYVEAVAKFELSEFLENPNSSEHNKFLPYQLHNVNDLIGAVQVEKLSYAREKKSRVNVSEKILFNSMI, from the coding sequence ATGTCCAAGGAGACCATCAAACTTTTATCTCCTACACCTGACCACCTCCGCCATTACAAGCTCTTCTTTCTTGATCAATCTGCACCTCATTTATTCATGCCTTGGGTTCTATACTACCCAAAAGACCTCAATGCTAAATTCAACAATCTAGAACAACATAAACGGATTAAGAAATCCTTATCCAAGGCCTTAACACAATTCTACCTGCTTGCAGGGTGTGTGAAACATAGTCTCTATATCAAATGCAATGGCGTGGGCGTACCCTATGTAGAAGCCGTGGCCAAATTTGAACTTTCTGAGTTTCTTGAGAATCCAAACTCTTCTGAGCACAACAAATTCCTCCCATATCAACTGCACAATGTCAATGATTTAATAGGAGCTGTACAAGTTGAGAAACTAAGCTATGCTAGAGAGAAAAAGTCTAGAGTCAATGTAtctgaaaaaatattattcaacTCAATGATATAA